The proteins below are encoded in one region of Streptomyces ficellus:
- a CDS encoding polyprenyl synthetase family protein: MTTLRPPAGEDWLACPRTRAALTGLDAVLHEAATAEDPLLRMMAGHLLRRGGKRLRPALLVLSASYGTCRRAPLLRAAAALELVHIASLYHDDVMDRAPTRRDGTTVNARWGDELAALAGTYLFAQASRLLVTLGDEPNRVAAEAFLDVCGGQLQEAENAYNTDLGEAEHLRILARKTATLFELPCRLGTLLSQAPPDHAHALRSYGRSLGLAFQLTDDVLDLPGRGRGSGKSTGTDVREGVYCLTVLRAVRTGGDVGARLTALLGREDMTAEQVAEVYRLVESTDAGAAVLDLARSHATKALEALRVLPGGPERESLENLARHVLTRSR, encoded by the coding sequence GTGACGACACTCCGCCCGCCGGCCGGCGAGGACTGGCTCGCGTGCCCCCGCACGAGAGCGGCCCTGACCGGACTCGACGCCGTCCTCCACGAGGCGGCCACCGCGGAGGACCCGCTGCTGCGCATGATGGCCGGCCACCTGCTGCGGCGCGGCGGCAAACGGCTCAGGCCGGCCCTGCTGGTGCTGTCCGCCTCCTACGGCACCTGCCGCCGCGCGCCACTGCTGCGCGCGGCGGCCGCCCTGGAACTGGTGCACATCGCGTCCCTCTACCACGACGACGTCATGGACCGGGCACCCACCCGGCGCGACGGGACGACCGTCAACGCCCGCTGGGGCGACGAGTTGGCCGCGCTCGCCGGCACGTACCTGTTCGCCCAGGCCTCCCGCCTTCTGGTGACCCTCGGCGACGAGCCCAACCGCGTCGCGGCCGAGGCCTTTCTGGACGTGTGCGGCGGACAGCTCCAGGAGGCGGAGAACGCCTACAACACCGACCTCGGCGAAGCCGAGCACCTGCGGATCCTCGCACGCAAGACGGCCACTCTGTTCGAACTGCCCTGCCGGCTCGGCACCCTGCTGAGCCAGGCACCACCGGACCACGCGCACGCCCTCCGGTCCTACGGACGCAGCCTCGGCCTGGCGTTCCAGCTCACCGACGACGTCCTGGACCTGCCGGGCCGGGGCCGCGGATCGGGCAAGTCGACCGGCACCGACGTGCGCGAGGGGGTGTACTGCCTGACCGTGCTGCGCGCCGTACGGACGGGCGGCGACGTCGGCGCACGGCTCACCGCGCTGCTGGGCCGCGAGGACATGACCGCCGAGCAGGTGGCCGAGGTCTACCGGCTGGTCGAGAGCACCGACGCCGGAGCCGCGGTGCTCGACCTGGCCCGCTCCCACGCGACCAAGGCCCTGGAGGCGCTCCGGGTCCTGCCCGGCGGACCGGAGCGCGAGTCCCTGGAGAACCTGGCCCGGCACGTGCTCACCAGGTCGCGGTGA
- a CDS encoding DUF4398 domain-containing protein has product MDERYAKARALSQSVRRTYWPAYQQDPNIIGMAFGQRTTGGSRTDEPAVVIYVARKVSDRYLPPSRHLPQRLYVGGDSIEVDVVETGPVYPLEFTARTRPAPSGISIGHPLVTAGTLGCLVRDNTDSSLCILSNNHVLANHNAAMPGDAIIQPGTFDGGTAPGDTIATLKRFTTIGMSGNTIDAAIAQVTNPGDVVDRMMNNLMPVPGPGHPAVGLLFAGSCNRTFINPIQDVMTQLNIAFPAGAGSTATAQIGMNVEKVGRTTEYTTSTVLEIDATLTLAYNFGPATFDSQIATAWLCEGGDSGSIVCQGGAGGNEDHCGGCLIISMASSMLGEDLSVHQQLEKEFREQHLSRTRTGKYLIDVFFHNEDRLVNRARQTRLSEEDRAHARRLYDRYAELITRIMARPHVDETRLSAEDLAEARQALQLAKRYMTAEEGAVADELFELAKRAQGLKPGEVLHMLDHPAVHDRVKQLVSRIDFLQQPEP; this is encoded by the coding sequence GTGGACGAGCGCTATGCGAAGGCCCGGGCCTTGTCCCAGTCCGTACGCAGGACGTACTGGCCGGCGTACCAGCAGGACCCCAACATCATCGGCATGGCCTTCGGGCAGCGGACCACCGGCGGGTCCCGGACCGACGAACCCGCCGTCGTGATCTACGTGGCCCGCAAGGTCTCCGACCGGTACCTCCCACCCTCCCGGCACCTGCCCCAGCGCCTGTACGTCGGAGGCGACTCCATCGAGGTCGACGTGGTGGAGACCGGGCCGGTCTACCCGCTGGAGTTCACGGCCCGGACCCGTCCGGCGCCCTCCGGGATCAGCATCGGCCATCCGCTCGTCACCGCGGGAACCCTGGGATGCCTCGTACGGGACAACACCGACTCGAGCCTGTGCATCCTCAGCAACAACCACGTACTGGCCAATCACAACGCCGCCATGCCCGGTGACGCGATCATCCAGCCCGGCACCTTCGACGGCGGCACCGCGCCCGGCGACACCATCGCCACACTGAAACGCTTCACCACCATCGGGATGTCCGGCAACACCATCGACGCCGCCATCGCCCAGGTCACCAATCCGGGTGACGTCGTCGACCGGATGATGAACAACCTCATGCCGGTGCCCGGCCCCGGCCACCCCGCCGTGGGACTGCTGTTCGCCGGCTCCTGCAACCGGACGTTCATCAACCCCATCCAGGACGTGATGACCCAGCTCAACATCGCCTTCCCCGCCGGAGCCGGCTCGACCGCCACCGCCCAGATCGGCATGAACGTCGAGAAGGTCGGGCGCACCACCGAGTACACCACCTCGACCGTCCTCGAGATCGACGCGACGCTGACGCTCGCCTACAACTTCGGCCCGGCCACGTTCGACAGCCAGATCGCGACCGCCTGGCTCTGCGAAGGCGGTGACTCGGGATCCATCGTCTGCCAGGGCGGGGCGGGCGGCAACGAGGACCACTGCGGCGGCTGCCTGATCATCTCCATGGCCTCCAGCATGCTCGGCGAGGACCTCTCGGTGCACCAGCAACTGGAGAAGGAGTTCCGGGAGCAGCACCTGAGCCGTACGCGCACCGGCAAGTACCTGATCGACGTGTTCTTCCACAACGAGGACCGGCTGGTGAACCGGGCCCGGCAGACGCGGCTCAGCGAAGAGGACCGGGCCCACGCGCGCAGGCTGTACGACCGCTACGCCGAGCTGATCACACGCATCATGGCCCGGCCCCACGTCGACGAGACGCGCCTGTCGGCCGAGGACCTCGCCGAAGCACGGCAGGCGCTCCAACTGGCCAAGCGGTACATGACCGCCGAGGAAGGCGCGGTGGCGGACGAACTGTTCGAACTCGCCAAGCGCGCCCAGGGCCTCAAGCCCGGCGAGGTCCTCCACATGCTCGACCACCCGGCGGTTCACGACCGGGTGAAGCAGTTGGTCTCCCGGATCGACTTCCTCCAGCAGCCCGAACCGTGA
- a CDS encoding short-chain fatty acyl-CoA regulator family protein, with product MSKTYAGARLRRLREERRMTQADLARALGISPSYLNQMEHDSRPLTVPVLLRLTESFGVDPGFFSERDTTRLVADLREALTGEIADSRVTPADLAELASRMPAVAQVLLDLGRRNQLLSERIADTGDGRGPIGGTPRTPHEEIREFFYRRQNYLHDTDVAAERLAGETGIHPGDVVRALAARLAEAHGVRLTDESGDHLHHYDGTTRTLALSPRLRPGQRAFRMATQLALLEYGDELDRQAAEDFAPGTPTHALARIGIANYFAAALVLPYRAFHAAAEEMRYDIERLTDRYGLGYETVCHRLSTLQRPRLRGVPFSFVRVDRAGNMSKRQSATGFHFSRAGGTCPLWNVYEAFTAPGRIHVQVAEMPDGQRYLWTARALTRHRGGWGEPRKTFAIGLGCELRHARRLVYSDGLDLDSTSAATPIGMGCRVCERLDCPQRAAPPLGRPLRIDPNSSTFVPYAVRPDPR from the coding sequence ATGAGCAAGACGTACGCGGGGGCGCGGCTGCGACGGCTGCGCGAGGAGCGCCGGATGACCCAGGCCGACCTGGCCCGCGCCCTGGGCATCTCCCCGAGCTACCTCAACCAGATGGAGCACGACTCCCGGCCGCTCACCGTCCCCGTCCTGCTGCGGCTCACGGAGAGCTTCGGCGTGGACCCCGGCTTCTTCTCCGAACGCGACACGACCAGGCTCGTCGCCGACCTGCGCGAAGCGCTGACCGGAGAGATCGCCGATTCCCGCGTCACCCCGGCCGACCTCGCCGAACTCGCCTCGCGCATGCCCGCGGTCGCCCAGGTCCTGCTCGACCTCGGACGCCGCAACCAGCTCCTCTCCGAGCGGATCGCCGACACGGGCGACGGCCGGGGCCCGATCGGTGGGACGCCCCGCACGCCCCACGAGGAGATCCGGGAGTTCTTCTACCGCCGCCAGAACTACCTGCACGACACCGACGTCGCCGCCGAGCGCCTGGCCGGGGAGACCGGCATCCACCCCGGCGACGTCGTCCGCGCCCTCGCGGCCCGGCTCGCCGAGGCCCACGGCGTCCGCCTGACCGACGAGAGCGGTGACCACCTGCACCATTACGACGGGACGACGCGCACCCTCGCACTCTCCCCGCGGCTACGCCCGGGACAGCGTGCGTTCCGCATGGCCACCCAACTGGCCCTGCTGGAGTACGGCGACGAACTGGACCGCCAGGCCGCCGAGGACTTCGCTCCCGGAACGCCCACCCACGCCCTGGCCCGCATCGGGATCGCCAACTACTTCGCCGCCGCGCTCGTCCTCCCGTACCGCGCCTTCCACGCCGCGGCCGAGGAGATGCGCTACGACATCGAGCGCCTCACCGACCGCTACGGTCTGGGCTACGAAACCGTCTGCCACCGGCTCAGCACGCTCCAGCGCCCCCGCCTGCGCGGAGTGCCGTTCTCGTTCGTACGCGTCGACCGCGCAGGCAACATGTCCAAACGCCAGTCCGCCACCGGCTTCCACTTCTCCCGGGCCGGTGGCACCTGCCCGCTCTGGAACGTCTACGAGGCGTTCACCGCCCCGGGTCGCATCCACGTCCAGGTCGCTGAAATGCCCGACGGCCAGCGCTACTTGTGGACCGCCCGCGCCCTCACCCGGCACCGGGGAGGCTGGGGCGAACCTCGCAAGACGTTCGCCATCGGCCTGGGCTGCGAACTCCGCCACGCCCGCCGGCTCGTGTACTCCGACGGGCTCGACCTCGACAGCACCTCCGCCGCCACCCCCATCGGCATGGGCTGCCGCGTCTGTGAACGCCTCGACTGCCCACAGCGCGCGGCACCCCCGCTCGGCCGCCCCTTGCGGATCGACCCCAACAGCAGCACCTTCGTCCCCTACGCGGTGCGCCCCGACCCGCGCTGA
- the aceA gene encoding isocitrate lyase, giving the protein MAEATTRAAGELARRWATDPRWQGIERTYTAEDVVRLSGSVREEHTLARRGAERLWRQLHERDYVHALGALTGGQAVQQVKAGLQAIYLSGWQVAADANQAGHTYPDQSLYPANSVPQVVRRINNALLRADQIATAEGGTDTTDWLAPIVADAEAGFGGPLNAFELTKAMIAAGAAGIHYEDQLASEKKCGHLGGKVLVPTSQHVRTLNAARLAADIADVPTVIVARTDALAANLLTSDVDERDARFVTGERTAEGFYRVRGGMEPVIARGLAYAPYADLIWVETGTPDLAQAREFAEAIHAEYPDQMLAYNCSPSFNWKAALDDDQIAKFQRELGSMGYRFQFITLAGFHSLNHGMFDLARGYAEHGMTAYVDLQEREFAAQEHGFTAVRHQREVGTGYFDLVSTAVNPASSTTALAGSTEEEQFH; this is encoded by the coding sequence ATGGCAGAGGCGACGACGCGGGCGGCCGGGGAACTGGCGCGGCGCTGGGCGACGGACCCCCGGTGGCAGGGGATCGAGCGGACGTACACGGCCGAGGACGTGGTGCGGCTGTCCGGCAGCGTGCGTGAGGAGCACACCCTGGCGCGGCGCGGCGCCGAGCGGCTGTGGCGGCAGCTGCACGAGCGGGACTACGTGCACGCGCTCGGCGCGCTGACCGGCGGCCAGGCCGTGCAGCAGGTGAAGGCGGGCCTCCAGGCCATTTACCTGTCCGGCTGGCAGGTGGCCGCCGACGCCAACCAGGCCGGCCACACGTACCCCGACCAGAGCCTGTACCCGGCCAACTCCGTGCCGCAGGTGGTCCGCCGCATCAACAACGCGCTGCTGCGCGCCGACCAGATCGCCACGGCCGAGGGCGGCACGGACACCACGGACTGGCTGGCGCCGATCGTGGCCGACGCCGAGGCGGGCTTCGGTGGTCCGCTGAACGCCTTCGAGCTGACCAAGGCGATGATCGCCGCCGGTGCCGCGGGCATCCACTACGAGGACCAGCTCGCCTCCGAGAAGAAGTGCGGCCACCTCGGCGGCAAGGTCCTGGTCCCCACCTCCCAGCACGTCCGCACCCTGAACGCGGCCCGTCTCGCGGCCGACATCGCCGACGTCCCCACGGTGATCGTCGCGCGTACCGACGCCCTGGCCGCGAACCTGCTGACCAGTGACGTGGACGAGCGCGACGCCCGTTTCGTCACGGGTGAGCGCACCGCCGAGGGCTTCTACCGGGTCCGCGGCGGTATGGAGCCGGTGATCGCACGCGGCCTCGCCTACGCCCCGTACGCGGACCTCATCTGGGTCGAGACCGGTACCCCGGACCTGGCCCAGGCGCGGGAGTTCGCCGAGGCGATCCACGCGGAGTACCCGGACCAGATGCTCGCCTACAACTGCTCGCCCTCCTTCAACTGGAAGGCCGCCCTCGACGACGACCAGATCGCCAAGTTCCAGCGCGAACTCGGGTCGATGGGGTACCGCTTCCAGTTCATCACCCTCGCCGGGTTCCACTCCCTCAACCACGGCATGTTCGACCTCGCCCGCGGCTACGCCGAGCACGGTATGACCGCCTATGTGGATCTGCAGGAGCGGGAGTTCGCCGCGCAGGAGCACGGGTTCACCGCCGTCAGGCACCAGCGGGAGGTCGGTACGGGCTACTTCGACCTGGTGTCCACCGCCGTCAACCCGGCCTCCTCGACCACGGCCCTGGCCGGTTCCACGGAGGAGGAGCAGTTCCACTAG
- the aceB gene encoding malate synthase A, giving the protein MTTASALTHRLRVLAAPGERHDEILTPAALDFVGTLVAAFRERRLEVLKERRRQAIRLSAGSPLEFPLVTSAVRDDPTWRVAPPAPGLTDRRVEITGPPERRTAVNALNSGAQVWMADFEDATAPTWDNVVGGQLTLLDAIERRIDFTAPGGKAYRLGAPGSLATIVIRPRGWHLTEEHLELDGETVPASLVDFGLYFFHCARRQLDAGHGPYFYLPKLENRYEARLWNDVFVLAQELLGIPRGTVRATVLIETITAAFEMEEILYELREHSSGLNAGRWDYLFSMIKTFGHRTDFLLPDRARVTMTAPFMRAYTELLVRTCHKRGAHAIGGMAAQVPGKDPAAHEAALATVRLDKEREAEDGFDGSWVAHPRLVPVCRAVFDGVLGERPHQLDRTRDDVEVTAADLLSVRRVSGPPTPEGVRTNIAVALRYFDAWLRGRGAVALNGLMEDAATAEIARVQVWQWLRHRVVDRETVLAVLDDEVAALGAEYPWAAVDEVRALFEHTALNSALPLFFTPDAYSRHLVRRADRGEGRS; this is encoded by the coding sequence ATGACCACCGCCAGCGCACTGACCCACCGGCTCCGCGTCCTCGCGGCCCCGGGCGAACGTCACGACGAGATCCTCACCCCCGCGGCCCTGGACTTCGTCGGGACCCTCGTCGCCGCCTTCCGCGAGCGCCGGCTGGAGGTGCTGAAGGAGCGCCGCCGGCAGGCGATCCGCCTTTCGGCCGGCTCTCCCCTCGAGTTCCCCCTGGTGACGTCCGCCGTCCGCGACGACCCCACCTGGCGCGTCGCCCCTCCGGCGCCGGGGCTGACGGACCGCCGTGTCGAGATCACCGGTCCGCCCGAGCGCCGTACGGCCGTGAACGCGCTCAACTCCGGGGCCCAGGTGTGGATGGCGGACTTCGAGGATGCCACCGCACCCACCTGGGACAACGTCGTCGGCGGCCAGCTCACGCTGCTCGACGCCATCGAACGGCGCATCGACTTCACGGCCCCCGGAGGGAAGGCGTACCGGCTGGGCGCCCCCGGCAGCCTCGCCACCATCGTGATCCGCCCGCGCGGCTGGCACCTCACCGAGGAGCACCTGGAGCTCGACGGCGAGACCGTCCCGGCTTCTCTCGTCGACTTCGGCCTGTACTTCTTCCACTGCGCCCGGCGCCAGCTGGACGCCGGGCACGGACCGTACTTCTACCTGCCCAAGCTGGAGAACCGCTACGAGGCCCGGCTGTGGAACGACGTCTTCGTCCTCGCCCAGGAGCTCCTCGGCATCCCGCGCGGCACCGTCCGCGCCACCGTGCTCATCGAGACGATCACCGCCGCCTTCGAGATGGAGGAGATCCTCTACGAGCTGCGCGAGCACAGCTCCGGTCTCAACGCGGGCCGCTGGGACTACCTGTTCAGCATGATCAAGACGTTCGGGCACCGGACCGACTTCCTGCTGCCCGACCGTGCCAGGGTCACCATGACGGCCCCCTTCATGCGCGCGTACACCGAACTGCTCGTCCGCACCTGCCACAAGCGCGGCGCCCACGCCATCGGCGGCATGGCCGCCCAGGTGCCCGGTAAGGACCCGGCCGCCCACGAGGCCGCCCTGGCCACGGTCCGGCTCGACAAGGAACGCGAGGCGGAGGACGGCTTCGACGGCTCCTGGGTCGCCCACCCCCGGCTCGTCCCGGTGTGCCGGGCGGTGTTCGACGGCGTCCTGGGAGAACGGCCGCACCAGCTGGACCGTACCCGTGACGACGTCGAGGTCACCGCGGCCGACCTGCTGTCCGTGCGCCGCGTCAGCGGCCCGCCCACCCCGGAGGGCGTGCGCACCAACATCGCGGTCGCCCTGCGCTACTTCGACGCCTGGCTGCGCGGGCGGGGGGCGGTCGCCCTCAACGGGCTGATGGAGGACGCGGCCACCGCCGAGATCGCCCGTGTGCAGGTCTGGCAGTGGCTGCGCCACCGGGTCGTCGACCGCGAGACGGTGCTGGCCGTACTGGACGACGAGGTCGCCGCTCTGGGGGCCGAGTACCCGTGGGCGGCGGTCGACGAGGTCCGGGCGCTCTTCGAGCACACGGCGCTGAACAGCGCGCTGCCGCTCTTCTTCACGCCGGACGCCTACTCGCGCCACCTCGTCCGCCGCGCGGACCGCGGGGAGGGCCGGTCATGA
- a CDS encoding 3-hydroxybutyryl-CoA dehydrogenase, whose product MSGPERVAVRRVGVVGGGQMGAGIAEVCARAGLDTVLCEVDAVAARAARERVSASLDRAVRRGKLERRAAGDALARLVVTGSLEDLADRQLVVEAVVEHADAKTEVFTALDKIVEDPAAVLATNTSSLPVMRLGMATGRADRVVGLHFFNPVPVLPLVEVVTSLHTSAATVALVEGFVTGVLGKTVIRSQDRAGFVVNALLVPYLLSAIRMTESGFASPADVDAGMELGCAHPMGPLRLADLIGLDTVASIAESLYDEFKEPLYAPPPLLQRMVEAGLLGRKSGRGFHPYDGG is encoded by the coding sequence ATGAGCGGGCCCGAGCGCGTGGCGGTGCGGCGTGTCGGCGTGGTCGGCGGAGGGCAGATGGGCGCCGGGATCGCGGAGGTCTGCGCGCGGGCCGGGCTGGACACCGTGCTCTGCGAGGTGGACGCGGTCGCCGCGCGCGCCGCCCGGGAAAGGGTGTCGGCGTCCCTGGACCGTGCGGTGCGCCGCGGGAAGCTGGAGCGCCGCGCGGCGGGCGACGCGCTCGCCCGCCTGGTCGTCACCGGAAGCCTGGAGGACCTGGCCGACCGGCAGTTGGTCGTCGAGGCGGTCGTGGAGCACGCGGACGCCAAGACCGAGGTCTTCACCGCGCTCGACAAGATCGTCGAGGATCCGGCGGCGGTACTGGCCACCAACACCTCGTCCCTCCCGGTCATGCGCCTCGGCATGGCGACCGGCCGCGCGGACCGGGTGGTGGGGCTGCACTTCTTCAACCCGGTGCCCGTGCTGCCACTGGTGGAGGTCGTGACGTCCCTGCACACCTCGGCCGCGACCGTCGCGCTGGTGGAGGGGTTCGTCACCGGCGTTCTCGGCAAGACGGTGATCCGTTCCCAGGACCGGGCCGGCTTCGTGGTCAACGCCCTGCTCGTCCCGTACCTCTTGTCGGCCATCCGCATGACGGAGTCCGGGTTCGCCTCGCCCGCCGACGTGGACGCCGGCATGGAGCTCGGCTGCGCCCACCCCATGGGTCCGCTCAGGCTCGCGGACCTGATCGGGCTGGACACCGTGGCCTCGATCGCCGAGTCCCTGTACGACGAGTTCAAGGAGCCGCTGTACGCCCCGCCGCCGCTGCTCCAGCGGATGGTGGAGGCGGGTCTCCTCGGCCGCAAGTCGGGCCGGGGGTTCCACCCGTACGACGGGGGATGA
- the metE gene encoding 5-methyltetrahydropteroyltriglutamate--homocysteine S-methyltransferase, whose product MTTKTAAAAARATVYGYPRQGPNRELKKAIEGYWKGRVTADALRATAAGLRRANWNELAGAGVHEVPTGDFSMYDHVLDTTVMVGAIPARHRAAFEAAAGTGTRAGALDGYFAMARGTQDVAPLEMTKWFDTNYHYLVPELGPDTEFTADSTKQVAELKEALELGLAARPVLLGPVTYLLLAKPAPGVAPGFDPLTLLDRLLPVYAEVLADLRAAGAAWVQLDEPALVQDRTAAELNAAERAYRDLGGLTDRPKLLVASYFDRLGEALPVLAKAPVDGLALDFTGAAAANLDALAAVGGLPGKRLVAGVVDGRNVWINDYEKSLSTLGTLLGLAGRVDVAASCSLLHVPIDAALERDIDPQIHRWLAFARQKTAELVTLAKGLARGTDAISAELAANRADLASRARSPLTRDAAVRARTGAVTDAAARRSQPYAERAAAQRAHLGLPLLPTTTIGSFPQTGEVRTARADLRAGRIDATGYEQRIEAEIQEVISFQEKAGLDVLVHGEAERNDMVQYFAERLTGYLATQAGWVQSYGTRYVRPPVLAGDISRPEPMTVRWTRYAQSLTDRPVKGMLTGPVTMLAWSFVRDDQPLGETARQVALALRDEVSDLEAAGTSVIQVDEPALRETLPLRKADHAEYLAWATESFRLTTGGVRPDTQIHTHMCYAEFGDVVQAIDDLDADVISLEAARSHMQVARELAAHGYPREAGPGVYDIHSPRVPGADEAAALLRAGLEAIPAERLWVNPDCGLKTRGWPETRASLENLVAAARTVRAELSSS is encoded by the coding sequence GTGACCACGAAGACCGCAGCCGCGGCAGCACGGGCCACCGTGTACGGCTATCCGCGCCAGGGGCCGAACCGGGAGCTGAAGAAGGCGATCGAGGGGTACTGGAAGGGCCGCGTCACCGCCGACGCCCTCCGTGCCACGGCCGCCGGACTGCGCCGGGCGAACTGGAACGAGCTGGCCGGCGCCGGTGTCCACGAAGTGCCCACCGGCGACTTCTCGATGTACGACCACGTCCTCGACACCACCGTCATGGTCGGAGCGATCCCCGCACGCCACCGGGCCGCCTTCGAGGCCGCTGCCGGCACCGGTACCCGCGCCGGCGCCCTGGACGGCTACTTCGCCATGGCGCGCGGCACCCAGGACGTGGCGCCGCTGGAAATGACCAAGTGGTTCGACACCAACTACCACTACCTGGTGCCGGAGCTGGGCCCGGACACCGAGTTCACGGCGGACTCCACCAAGCAGGTCGCGGAGCTGAAGGAGGCGCTGGAGCTGGGTCTCGCCGCCCGGCCCGTCCTCCTCGGGCCCGTCACCTACCTGCTGCTCGCCAAGCCCGCGCCCGGCGTGGCGCCGGGCTTCGACCCGCTCACCCTGCTGGACCGGCTGCTCCCGGTGTACGCCGAGGTCCTCGCCGACCTGCGGGCGGCCGGCGCCGCATGGGTGCAGCTCGACGAGCCCGCGCTCGTCCAGGACCGCACCGCGGCCGAGCTGAACGCCGCCGAGCGCGCCTACCGGGACCTCGGTGGACTCACGGACCGGCCGAAGCTGCTCGTCGCCTCCTACTTCGACCGGCTGGGCGAGGCACTGCCGGTGCTGGCCAAGGCTCCGGTCGACGGTCTCGCGCTCGACTTCACCGGCGCCGCGGCCGCCAACCTGGACGCGCTCGCGGCCGTCGGCGGCCTCCCCGGCAAGCGCCTGGTGGCCGGTGTGGTCGACGGACGCAACGTCTGGATCAACGACTACGAGAAGTCCCTGTCCACCCTCGGCACCCTGTTGGGGCTCGCCGGCCGTGTGGACGTGGCCGCCTCCTGCTCCCTGCTGCACGTGCCCATCGACGCCGCCCTCGAGCGGGACATCGACCCGCAGATCCACCGCTGGCTCGCCTTCGCCCGGCAGAAGACGGCCGAACTCGTCACCCTCGCCAAGGGTCTGGCCCGGGGCACGGACGCGATCTCCGCCGAACTGGCCGCGAACCGGGCCGACCTGGCGTCCCGCGCCCGCTCCCCCCTCACCCGTGACGCGGCTGTCCGGGCCCGTACCGGAGCCGTCACCGACGCCGCAGCCCGCCGCTCGCAGCCGTACGCCGAGCGGGCCGCCGCCCAGCGCGCGCACCTCGGACTGCCGCTGCTGCCCACCACGACCATCGGTTCGTTCCCGCAGACCGGCGAGGTGCGCACCGCGCGGGCGGACCTGCGCGCCGGGCGGATCGACGCCACCGGTTACGAGCAGCGCATCGAGGCCGAGATCCAGGAGGTGATCTCCTTCCAGGAGAAGGCCGGTCTGGACGTCCTCGTGCACGGCGAGGCCGAACGCAACGACATGGTGCAGTACTTCGCCGAGCGGCTCACCGGCTACCTCGCCACACAGGCCGGCTGGGTCCAGTCGTACGGCACCCGCTACGTCCGGCCGCCGGTCCTCGCCGGTGACATCTCGCGCCCCGAGCCGATGACGGTCCGCTGGACGCGGTACGCCCAGTCCCTCACCGACCGGCCGGTCAAGGGGATGCTCACCGGGCCGGTCACCATGCTCGCCTGGTCCTTCGTCCGCGACGACCAGCCGCTCGGCGAGACCGCCCGGCAGGTCGCCCTCGCCCTGCGCGACGAGGTGAGCGACCTGGAGGCGGCGGGCACCTCGGTGATCCAGGTGGACGAGCCGGCGCTGCGCGAGACGCTGCCGCTGCGGAAGGCGGACCACGCGGAGTACCTCGCCTGGGCGACCGAGTCGTTCCGGCTGACCACCGGCGGGGTGCGTCCGGACACGCAGATCCACACGCACATGTGCTACGCGGAGTTCGGTGATGTCGTCCAGGCCATCGACGACCTCGACGCCGACGTCATCAGCCTGGAGGCCGCCCGCTCGCACATGCAGGTCGCGCGTGAGCTCGCCGCCCACGGCTACCCGCGCGAGGCGGGCCCGGGTGTCTACGACATCCACTCGCCGCGCGTTCCGGGTGCGGACGAGGCGGCCGCGCTGCTGCGCGCCGGCCTGGAGGCCATCCCGGCCGAACGGCTCTGGGTCAACCCGGACTGCGGTCTGAAGACCCGGGGCTGGCCCGAGACCCGGGCGTCGCTTGAGAATTTGGTGGCCGCCGCCCGTACGGTCCGTGCGGAGCTGTCCTCCTCCTGA
- a CDS encoding glyoxalase superfamily protein: MPVLRVDDAATAVAWYRRLGFVQQWEHRFEPGFPAFVEIARGAVALFLSEHTGDARPDTLVYLRVRDVDAVAAEFGVPVTTAPWAREVELRDPDGNRLRVGTPTE; this comes from the coding sequence ATCCCCGTCCTGCGCGTCGACGACGCCGCCACGGCGGTCGCCTGGTACCGCCGACTCGGGTTCGTGCAGCAGTGGGAGCACCGTTTCGAGCCGGGCTTCCCGGCCTTCGTGGAGATCGCCAGGGGCGCCGTCGCGCTGTTCCTCTCCGAGCACACCGGCGACGCCCGCCCCGACACCCTGGTCTACCTCCGCGTACGTGACGTCGACGCCGTCGCCGCCGAGTTCGGCGTGCCGGTGACCACCGCCCCCTGGGCGCGGGAGGTCGAACTGCGCGATCCCGACGGCAACCGCCTGCGCGTGGGCACGCCCACCGAGTGA